A portion of the Croceicoccus marinus genome contains these proteins:
- a CDS encoding type II toxin-antitoxin system RelE/ParE family toxin, with translation MKIRNVIHKGLRRLVIDDDERGLDQAAVPKLRRMIGFLQDMESEEEIRTVPSWKAHLLTGDRKGTWSLFVTKNWRLTFKIDRDEIEIIDLDYEDYH, from the coding sequence ATGAAGATCAGGAATGTGATCCACAAAGGGTTGCGCCGCCTTGTGATCGATGACGACGAGCGCGGCTTGGATCAAGCGGCGGTGCCAAAGCTACGCCGGATGATCGGCTTCCTTCAGGATATGGAGAGCGAAGAGGAAATTCGAACCGTTCCCAGCTGGAAAGCCCACCTGTTGACCGGTGATCGGAAAGGCACATGGAGCCTGTTCGTCACCAAAAATTGGCGGCTCACATTCAAGATCGACCGGGACGAGATCGAGATCATCGACCTCGATTACGAGGATTACCACTAG
- a CDS encoding DEAD/DEAH box helicase, producing MNVFDLDRALIARYEQFARSFTEIRADDLRGAIDGIYGDGKFWPEPLVSLNPQYRRGRTIDEIAAEGSVDPALPAVFALGNPRAPISLFRHQEQALAKAAQGKNYIVTTGTGSGKSLCFFVPIIDRILKARRAGEGKRTRAIIIYPMNALANSQLEELEKFIGLADLPADLKPTFARYTGQESDTRRKEIRDLCPDIILTNFMMLELLLTRQDDLDRAVVENMQGLEFLVLDELHTYRGRQGADVAMLVRRVRERMGGHRMTCIGTSATMASGDEDVGRAAVAGVGSTLFGEPVEKEDVITETLERRTEFVGDESILRARVVEAIRSRSAVPSGSAAFRNDPLAVWIELNVGLEAGEVLKRARPLTISQAAEKLATFSGCDPADCLEVLAGRLVAMSDIPDGEQQAFMAFKLHRFLSGAGHAHATLEPAGQRLVDLSGELFHRDRRDARLFPLFFCRSCGQEVHSVSLTDDRQLLARPIDQTPQDAPDDEGIQHGFLVPDADGMLPFSGAIEDYPEDWIEQAAAGLRLKSSHRGKHDGRMLHLGPEGRHVESGVRSWFFPGKYRFCPRCKHQPAPQARDQNKLASLSAEGRSSATTLITSQILDWMERENVPSERERRKLLGFTDNRQDAALQAGHFNDFIFVTLLRGAILRAVRRAGPEGLEYERFGDAVRVALGFDPADEMRRSEWMLDPEPSSFKALDEAKRSANRVLAHRVWNDLRRGWRYTNPNLDQLDLIRVGYPGVAMLAADENIYSSSAHEGIDEDFKRGLFLLAGATATQREEMFRSLFDHMRQNLAIAVDALDQTELEQVAERSRGTLKEPWSIGREEQNHELAVQVSLVVGKGGNPRDRIVRVSGRGGLARKLGKEVGDVSIGDREALVQAMLVTAERHQIVRRFAAGSLTGWRLAPDAIRLSEGKNKPDPQDANLFFSQLYSDVAERLGDPGRLPMAFEAREHTAQVEQELRQLREDRFRFGDTDRKRLKEATATLRLKEERPDFLPLLYCSPTMELGVDISQLNVVYLRNAPPTPANYAQRAGRAGRSGQAALIITYCAAQSPHDQYYFERRIDLVAGIVQPPAIDLANADLLAAHVHAEWLAAVRDPLLKSIPDNLEMPQDGRPLGRHLEPAFLKATGDLAAREKAIAVVRSGLQDKVVPEIQDLNDFVKDRWKSASASFDSALDRWRTLYNSAQEERQAAAALGDRSGLSKAERDAARQRYHAADRQVGLLEAGTSSASSDFNIYRYLATEGFLPGYNFPRLPLYAFIDAEKGTAVLQRPRFLALAEFGPNSLVYHEGKAYRCNRAKLAAGTRGEEGLLVTRELRCCENCGAAHQEKTLEKCRVCGDPLTSEGDLTQLYRIENVDAVPGARITANDEDRQRRGFELRTLFEWDNSRRRKLMLEEGGAHLAALQYGPQTKLSRVNLGLRRRKEQSVHGFDIDTVSGRWLKNEAQGDDEGDDVAKPQRQRIVPLVEDTKNSLLLQFDRSLKLGKNQMATLQHALTRAIEAEHVLETGELLGEPMPTRDSRNAILFYEASEGGAGVLKRLMEGADQWRALAEKALDLMHYHRDGAEFADKNDACVKGCYRCLLSYYNQPDHELIDRQDEEVLSVLLRLAECTEDFAAAAPGKSKATGESITEDPWLRAFDTWKWPPPEKRGVDQSYVWPGEMVAATAGRPTEERRVWCDNAGFLLIELAMSPGDQPPGNLAQALGISE from the coding sequence GTGAACGTTTTCGATCTCGATCGAGCCCTCATCGCGCGATACGAACAGTTTGCACGGTCATTCACTGAGATTCGCGCGGATGATCTTCGTGGCGCGATCGATGGCATCTACGGCGATGGCAAGTTCTGGCCCGAGCCACTGGTCAGCCTCAACCCGCAATACCGACGGGGCAGGACAATCGATGAGATCGCCGCCGAGGGTTCGGTCGATCCGGCGCTCCCCGCCGTTTTCGCGCTCGGCAACCCGCGGGCACCCATCAGTCTGTTCCGGCACCAAGAACAGGCTCTGGCGAAGGCTGCTCAGGGCAAGAACTACATTGTGACCACCGGCACCGGCTCGGGCAAATCGCTGTGCTTCTTCGTGCCAATCATCGACCGTATCCTCAAGGCCAGGCGTGCGGGGGAGGGCAAGCGCACTCGCGCCATCATCATTTACCCTATGAACGCATTGGCAAATTCGCAACTCGAAGAACTCGAAAAGTTTATTGGCTTGGCTGACCTGCCTGCGGACCTGAAGCCGACCTTTGCCCGTTACACCGGGCAGGAGAGTGATACGCGGCGCAAGGAAATCCGTGATCTCTGTCCAGATATAATCTTGACCAACTTCATGATGCTGGAACTGCTGCTCACCCGGCAGGACGATCTCGATCGCGCGGTGGTGGAGAATATGCAGGGTCTCGAATTCCTCGTTCTTGACGAACTGCATACCTATCGCGGGCGACAGGGCGCCGATGTCGCGATGCTCGTCCGCCGCGTACGGGAGAGGATGGGCGGGCATCGGATGACATGTATCGGTACTTCCGCGACGATGGCATCCGGGGATGAAGATGTTGGCCGTGCTGCGGTTGCTGGTGTCGGTTCTACACTTTTCGGCGAGCCGGTGGAAAAAGAAGATGTCATTACCGAGACGCTCGAACGCCGAACCGAGTTCGTCGGTGACGAAAGCATACTCCGGGCAAGAGTAGTCGAGGCGATCCGCTCCCGATCAGCTGTGCCCTCCGGTTCTGCGGCGTTCCGCAACGATCCTCTGGCAGTGTGGATAGAACTAAATGTCGGCCTTGAAGCTGGGGAAGTGCTCAAGCGAGCCCGGCCGCTGACGATCTCGCAAGCGGCTGAAAAGCTCGCAACATTTAGCGGGTGCGATCCTGCGGATTGCCTCGAAGTACTGGCGGGGCGTCTGGTGGCAATGAGCGATATTCCTGATGGCGAACAGCAGGCCTTCATGGCGTTTAAGCTCCATCGGTTTCTCTCCGGCGCTGGCCACGCCCATGCGACCCTTGAGCCTGCAGGTCAGCGGCTTGTCGATCTGTCGGGCGAGCTTTTCCATCGGGACCGGCGCGACGCCCGGTTATTCCCACTATTCTTCTGCCGCTCCTGCGGGCAGGAGGTGCATTCGGTCTCGCTGACCGATGATCGGCAATTGCTGGCAAGACCAATAGACCAGACTCCGCAGGATGCACCGGACGACGAGGGCATTCAGCATGGCTTCCTAGTGCCGGACGCCGATGGCATGCTGCCGTTCTCGGGAGCGATTGAGGATTATCCAGAGGACTGGATCGAGCAGGCTGCAGCAGGACTTCGCTTGAAATCGAGCCATCGGGGAAAACATGACGGGAGAATGCTCCATCTAGGGCCGGAGGGGCGTCATGTTGAATCAGGCGTGCGGTCGTGGTTCTTTCCTGGCAAGTATCGATTCTGTCCCCGCTGTAAGCACCAGCCCGCGCCCCAGGCGCGCGACCAGAACAAGCTAGCCAGCCTCTCAGCAGAAGGGCGCAGCTCAGCAACGACACTGATCACAAGTCAGATCCTGGATTGGATGGAGCGGGAGAACGTGCCGTCCGAACGAGAGCGGCGCAAACTCCTTGGCTTCACCGACAACCGTCAGGACGCCGCGCTCCAGGCAGGACATTTTAACGATTTCATTTTCGTCACTTTGTTGCGGGGCGCAATCCTGCGTGCAGTGCGCCGAGCCGGACCAGAGGGGCTCGAGTACGAACGCTTCGGTGACGCAGTGCGAGTGGCGCTCGGCTTCGATCCCGCCGACGAGATGCGACGTTCTGAATGGATGCTCGATCCGGAGCCTTCTAGCTTCAAGGCGCTAGACGAAGCGAAGCGCTCGGCCAATCGAGTGTTGGCGCATAGAGTTTGGAACGATCTTCGTCGTGGATGGCGCTATACCAATCCAAACCTCGACCAACTCGACTTGATCCGGGTGGGATATCCTGGCGTCGCGATGCTCGCCGCGGATGAGAACATATACTCCTCATCAGCGCATGAAGGCATCGATGAGGATTTTAAGCGCGGTCTCTTCCTGCTGGCCGGCGCGACGGCTACGCAAAGGGAGGAGATGTTCCGATCCCTCTTCGATCACATGCGCCAGAATCTAGCCATCGCGGTCGATGCTCTCGACCAGACTGAACTCGAGCAAGTCGCCGAGCGTTCGCGCGGGACCCTGAAGGAACCTTGGTCGATTGGCAGAGAAGAGCAAAACCATGAGCTGGCGGTGCAGGTCTCTCTGGTTGTCGGCAAAGGCGGTAATCCGCGAGACCGAATTGTCCGAGTGAGCGGGCGGGGTGGATTGGCCCGCAAGCTTGGAAAAGAAGTGGGCGATGTTTCGATCGGCGATCGCGAGGCGCTGGTCCAGGCCATGCTGGTGACGGCGGAACGTCACCAGATCGTCAGGCGCTTTGCAGCGGGTAGTCTGACGGGATGGCGTCTCGCACCTGATGCGATCAGGCTTTCGGAAGGCAAGAACAAGCCCGATCCCCAGGATGCAAATCTGTTTTTCTCTCAGCTCTACTCCGATGTAGCCGAGCGCCTTGGCGATCCTGGCCGATTGCCGATGGCATTCGAAGCGCGCGAGCATACAGCCCAAGTGGAGCAGGAGCTTCGACAACTTCGTGAGGACCGGTTCAGGTTCGGGGATACTGACCGGAAGCGATTGAAAGAGGCCACCGCGACACTGCGCCTCAAGGAAGAGAGGCCGGATTTCTTGCCCCTGCTATATTGTTCGCCGACCATGGAGTTGGGTGTCGATATTTCGCAGCTCAACGTGGTCTATCTGCGTAATGCGCCGCCGACCCCTGCCAACTATGCGCAGCGCGCCGGTCGCGCTGGACGCAGCGGGCAGGCGGCCCTCATAATTACATATTGTGCAGCTCAGAGCCCGCACGATCAGTATTACTTTGAACGGCGGATCGACCTAGTGGCAGGCATCGTACAGCCACCAGCAATCGATCTCGCCAATGCCGACCTTCTTGCGGCACATGTGCACGCGGAATGGCTGGCGGCGGTACGTGACCCTCTTCTAAAGTCCATCCCGGACAATCTCGAAATGCCGCAAGATGGCCGTCCACTGGGACGACATCTGGAACCCGCGTTTCTGAAGGCGACTGGTGATTTAGCAGCGCGAGAAAAGGCAATCGCCGTCGTTCGATCAGGCTTGCAGGATAAGGTCGTCCCCGAGATCCAAGATCTGAATGACTTCGTGAAGGATCGATGGAAAAGCGCGAGCGCAAGTTTTGACAGCGCCCTTGATCGCTGGCGTACGCTCTACAACTCTGCCCAAGAAGAGCGGCAGGCCGCCGCCGCGCTGGGCGATAGATCTGGACTGTCCAAAGCCGAGCGCGATGCCGCCCGTCAACGCTACCATGCTGCGGACAGGCAGGTTGGGCTGCTAGAGGCCGGTACATCTTCGGCCAGCTCGGACTTCAATATTTATCGATATCTGGCAACCGAGGGCTTCCTGCCCGGCTACAATTTCCCGCGTCTGCCCCTTTATGCCTTCATCGACGCAGAGAAGGGCACTGCCGTGTTGCAGCGTCCGCGCTTCCTAGCTTTGGCGGAGTTTGGCCCGAACAGTCTCGTCTATCACGAAGGCAAGGCTTATCGGTGTAATCGTGCTAAGCTTGCGGCAGGGACGCGCGGAGAAGAAGGCCTGCTGGTTACCCGCGAGCTTCGCTGTTGCGAAAATTGCGGCGCGGCGCATCAGGAAAAGACGCTCGAAAAATGCCGTGTTTGCGGTGACCCGCTTACCAGTGAAGGAGATCTCACTCAGCTTTATCGTATCGAAAACGTGGATGCTGTTCCCGGCGCGCGGATTACTGCCAACGATGAAGACCGCCAAAGGCGCGGGTTTGAATTACGTACGCTATTCGAGTGGGACAATAGTCGACGGCGCAAACTGATGCTGGAAGAAGGGGGAGCCCACCTAGCTGCCCTGCAATATGGCCCGCAGACGAAACTTTCTCGCGTGAATTTGGGACTTCGTCGCCGAAAAGAGCAGTCGGTTCACGGTTTCGATATCGATACGGTCAGTGGCCGTTGGCTGAAGAATGAAGCGCAAGGGGACGATGAGGGTGACGACGTAGCCAAGCCTCAGCGCCAGCGGATCGTCCCGCTCGTGGAAGACACGAAGAACTCCCTCCTGTTGCAATTTGACCGGTCACTGAAGCTTGGCAAAAACCAGATGGCGACACTTCAGCATGCGCTGACCAGGGCCATCGAAGCAGAACATGTCTTGGAAACTGGCGAATTGCTCGGCGAGCCCATGCCCACTCGGGACAGCCGAAACGCGATCCTGTTCTATGAGGCGTCTGAGGGAGGCGCTGGCGTACTCAAGCGCCTTATGGAGGGGGCCGACCAATGGCGCGCACTGGCAGAAAAAGCCCTCGACCTCATGCATTACCACCGTGACGGCGCCGAGTTTGCGGACAAAAACGATGCGTGTGTGAAGGGCTGTTATCGCTGTCTTCTATCCTACTACAATCAACCCGATCACGAACTCATCGACCGACAGGATGAGGAGGTGCTTTCTGTTTTGCTTCGCCTTGCAGAATGCACAGAGGATTTCGCTGCAGCTGCCCCGGGAAAGAGTAAAGCAACAGGGGAAAGTATTACCGAGGATCCTTGGCTTCGTGCGTTTGACACTTGGAAATGGCCCCCGCCAGAAAAACGAGGAGTTGATCAGTCTTACGTTTGGCCGGGAGAAATGGTCGCTGCAACTGCAGGGCGCCCCACCGAAGAGCGCCGCGTTTGGTGCGACAATGCCGGTTTCCTTTTAATTGAATTAGCTATGTCTCCGGGCGATCAACCACCGGGCAATTTGGCACAGGCACTGGGAATTTCGGAATGA
- a CDS encoding HigA family addiction module antitoxin, whose translation MAALDGIRMKNPPHVGGFIKHEILEPFGLSVTNAAEVLGVTRATLSTLLNERAHLSPEMAVRIEKAFGVSMATLMRMQNSYDIAQARKRAGEINVLPFQGKPLDPQSVLVR comes from the coding sequence ATGGCAGCACTTGACGGAATTCGGATGAAGAACCCGCCCCATGTCGGCGGTTTCATCAAGCATGAGATCCTCGAGCCGTTCGGCCTGTCCGTGACGAACGCTGCCGAGGTGCTTGGCGTTACGCGGGCAACGCTTTCGACGTTGCTCAATGAACGCGCGCATCTTTCGCCGGAAATGGCCGTGCGGATCGAGAAGGCGTTCGGCGTGTCGATGGCAACACTGATGCGGATGCAGAACAGCTACGATATTGCCCAGGCTCGCAAGCGGGCAGGGGAGATCAACGTCCTGCCCTTCCAAGGCAAGCCGCTCGATCCTCAGTCGGTTCTGGTTCGATAG
- a CDS encoding helix-turn-helix transcriptional regulator: MGKLDRALTMVEMLATSSEGLTLDEMAGRLGVDRRTVERLRNVVADHFDIDEVMDDRKKRFRIRDSLRRHYTRPNAAEVAALHAECDARKAENAPNAELLQSLLTKIFASLDNAEKRKIDTDLDGLARLQRTRVTAGPVVEVPPETLDVMQEAILAGYCVEFDYLADGRAEPKWRRVVPYGLLLGPITYLVGKFPDRDQEPINFRLDRMSNVRLSESIGCAPDDWSLDGFLSNSFGIWQEEPHDVVLRARPHAVSRARSWRFHSSQTVEDDGDELIIRFRAGGLREMAEHLFTWGGDLVIEQPEDLRQEMRDRLDAAHKALEAGS, translated from the coding sequence ATGGGCAAGCTCGACCGGGCCTTGACCATGGTCGAAATGCTGGCGACATCGAGCGAGGGCTTGACGCTGGACGAGATGGCCGGGCGGCTCGGCGTCGATCGCCGGACGGTCGAACGCCTCCGCAATGTCGTGGCCGATCACTTCGACATCGACGAGGTGATGGATGACCGCAAGAAGCGCTTTCGCATCCGCGACAGCCTGCGCCGCCATTACACGAGGCCCAATGCAGCGGAGGTCGCCGCGCTGCACGCCGAATGCGATGCACGCAAGGCCGAGAATGCGCCCAACGCGGAGCTTTTACAAAGCCTGCTTACCAAGATCTTCGCTTCGCTCGACAACGCCGAGAAGCGCAAGATCGATACTGATCTCGATGGTCTGGCGCGTCTGCAGCGAACGCGTGTGACGGCAGGGCCTGTGGTCGAGGTGCCTCCTGAAACGCTGGACGTGATGCAGGAGGCCATCCTCGCCGGTTACTGCGTCGAGTTCGACTACCTAGCCGACGGTAGAGCCGAACCGAAATGGCGCCGTGTCGTGCCATACGGGCTGCTGCTGGGGCCTATCACCTATCTCGTCGGCAAGTTTCCCGATCGGGATCAAGAGCCGATCAACTTCCGGCTCGATCGGATGAGCAATGTACGCCTCTCGGAATCGATAGGTTGCGCGCCTGATGACTGGAGCCTCGACGGGTTTCTCTCCAACAGCTTCGGTATCTGGCAGGAGGAGCCGCATGACGTTGTTCTGCGAGCCCGCCCTCATGCCGTTTCACGCGCGCGTAGCTGGCGGTTTCACTCCAGCCAGACCGTCGAGGATGACGGTGATGAGCTGATCATCCGCTTCCGCGCCGGTGGTCTGCGCGAAATGGCAGAGCATTTGTTCACATGGGGCGGGGATCTGGTGATTGAGCAGCCAGAAGATCTTCGACAGGAGATGCGCGACAGACTGGATGCCGCACACAAAGCGTTGGAGGCGGGTTCCTAA
- a CDS encoding DEAD/DEAH box helicase — protein sequence MNAIDLRTGDLVQARGREWIVLGLPEEGLIRVRPLSGSEEDAQVIAPALEIMSVTPARFAPPSADEPDTQDGARLLADALRLSLRRGAGPFRSAAHLGVEPRAYQLVPMLMALRLETKRLLIADDVGIGKTIEAGMILREMIDRGEVDRFTVLCPPHLVDQWVGELAEKFDIDAVAVTSSRARSLERGLALSESIFDAYPYTVVSLDYIKSDNRRDSFAHACPDFVIVDEAHSCVGGSERGTQQRFALLERLAEKPERHMLLLTATPHSGNQDAYGRLLGLIDADLADAPGGADSNALERYRRRLAQHFVQRRRPDIEEAWGDGSAFARAHSREAPFQLTGDFQNFQEDVLDYCVGVTTNADGDSARRLAFWGTLALMRCVGSSPAAAASALRNRLGGMAEEEALEPVLFDDDEGMLSDTDVEPATALAGEEREQISRLISQAEKLADRVDEDPKFLMLVKQLKALEKENARTVVFCRFISTADAVGEALRKIFRKHRIEVVTGRLTPEERRERVDDMGDDDRRILVATDCLSEGINLQKLFNAVIHYDLNWNPTRHQQREGRVDRFGQPAKDVWSVMMFGANSMIDGAVIQVITDKADRIREALGVTVPVPEDSASVTSALMQAVLLKSERHRSQGMFDFGEADAQLEVEWRNAEDSAKKSQARYAQGALKPAEVLPEWQRLRALNGGPEEVERFARRALSRLEAPLDTTGKHPRVHYDRLPTQLRERMEARGFTGSRAVSFADDPEPDVTHVGRVHPLVAILAETLAEGALDPGGTREIEPLGRCGTWRTRAVESVTTVMLLRLRFTLTVSGRRTLLAEEATALAFRRGEEQPFATGAEALALLEQEATGNIERIAIERQVGEALNRLDDYEQAIATFAHERAEALREDHDRVKAAMRGEGATTEVESALPADVIGLYVLVPEIA from the coding sequence ATGAACGCCATCGATTTGCGAACGGGCGACCTCGTTCAGGCGAGGGGGCGCGAGTGGATTGTGCTCGGGTTGCCGGAGGAAGGTCTCATTCGCGTCCGTCCATTGTCTGGCTCCGAGGAGGACGCACAGGTGATCGCGCCTGCTCTAGAGATAATGTCGGTCACACCGGCCCGGTTCGCTCCGCCCTCCGCAGACGAACCCGACACACAGGATGGGGCGCGCTTACTCGCCGACGCGCTTCGCCTTTCATTGCGCAGGGGGGCAGGGCCTTTTCGCAGCGCGGCGCACCTAGGCGTCGAGCCGCGCGCGTACCAGCTCGTGCCAATGCTCATGGCGCTGCGCCTGGAAACCAAACGTCTGCTGATTGCGGATGATGTCGGCATCGGCAAGACGATCGAAGCAGGCATGATCCTGAGGGAAATGATCGATCGGGGCGAAGTCGATCGCTTCACAGTATTGTGCCCACCACACCTCGTCGACCAGTGGGTCGGGGAGCTCGCCGAAAAGTTCGACATCGATGCGGTCGCCGTTACATCATCGAGAGCCCGTTCCCTCGAGCGCGGATTGGCGCTCTCGGAAAGCATCTTTGATGCCTATCCCTACACGGTCGTCAGCCTGGATTACATCAAGAGCGACAATCGTCGTGACAGTTTCGCCCATGCCTGCCCGGATTTCGTAATTGTTGATGAGGCCCACAGCTGCGTCGGCGGCAGCGAACGCGGCACGCAGCAACGATTTGCCCTGTTGGAGCGGCTCGCTGAAAAGCCCGAGCGGCACATGTTGCTGCTGACGGCTACTCCACATAGCGGGAATCAGGATGCGTACGGAAGGCTGCTCGGACTGATCGATGCTGACCTCGCCGATGCGCCCGGCGGCGCGGATTCTAATGCGCTCGAACGCTACCGCCGCCGCTTGGCCCAGCATTTCGTGCAGCGCCGCCGGCCCGATATCGAAGAGGCCTGGGGAGATGGCAGTGCTTTTGCACGCGCGCATTCCCGCGAGGCACCTTTCCAGCTGACCGGCGACTTCCAGAACTTCCAGGAAGATGTGCTCGACTACTGCGTCGGCGTGACGACCAACGCCGATGGAGACAGTGCAAGGCGTCTGGCATTCTGGGGAACGCTGGCCCTGATGCGTTGCGTGGGTTCGTCGCCGGCGGCCGCGGCAAGTGCTCTCCGCAACCGCCTGGGCGGCATGGCGGAGGAAGAGGCACTTGAGCCCGTGCTATTCGATGACGATGAAGGCATGCTTTCCGACACCGATGTCGAACCCGCGACTGCACTCGCCGGGGAAGAGCGCGAGCAGATTTCCAGGCTCATCTCGCAGGCCGAAAAACTCGCTGACCGGGTCGACGAAGATCCAAAGTTCCTGATGCTGGTTAAACAGCTCAAGGCGCTGGAGAAGGAAAACGCTCGCACCGTCGTCTTCTGCCGGTTCATCTCGACTGCCGATGCGGTAGGCGAGGCACTGCGCAAGATCTTCCGCAAGCACCGTATCGAGGTCGTCACCGGCCGACTGACGCCCGAAGAGCGCCGCGAGCGAGTGGATGATATGGGTGATGACGACAGGCGCATTCTCGTCGCCACCGACTGCCTGTCCGAAGGCATCAACCTGCAGAAGCTGTTCAATGCGGTCATCCACTACGATCTCAACTGGAACCCGACACGCCACCAGCAGCGCGAGGGGCGCGTCGATCGTTTCGGGCAGCCGGCGAAGGATGTCTGGTCGGTCATGATGTTCGGCGCGAACTCGATGATCGACGGGGCCGTAATCCAGGTCATCACCGATAAGGCAGACCGAATTCGAGAAGCGCTCGGCGTCACGGTTCCAGTGCCCGAGGATTCCGCAAGCGTCACCAGCGCGCTTATGCAGGCCGTGTTGCTCAAGTCCGAACGCCATCGATCGCAAGGCATGTTCGATTTCGGCGAGGCGGATGCTCAGCTCGAGGTCGAGTGGCGCAATGCCGAAGACTCGGCGAAAAAAAGCCAGGCAAGATACGCACAAGGCGCGCTCAAACCCGCCGAAGTCCTGCCCGAATGGCAGCGCCTGCGCGCGCTCAACGGCGGGCCTGAAGAAGTTGAACGCTTTGCCCGCCGCGCGCTATCACGCCTGGAAGCGCCGCTGGACACGACCGGCAAGCATCCCCGCGTTCACTATGACCGCCTTCCCACGCAATTGCGCGAGCGCATGGAGGCGCGCGGCTTCACCGGCAGTCGGGCGGTAAGCTTTGCCGACGATCCCGAACCCGATGTCACCCACGTTGGCCGCGTGCATCCGCTGGTGGCGATACTGGCCGAAACCCTGGCCGAAGGCGCGCTCGATCCCGGCGGCACGCGTGAGATCGAACCGCTCGGCCGCTGCGGCACATGGCGCACGCGCGCAGTAGAGAGCGTTACCACTGTGATGCTCTTGCGGTTGCGCTTTACCCTCACCGTCAGCGGCCGGCGCACCTTGCTGGCCGAAGAAGCCACCGCGCTCGCATTCCGCAGGGGCGAGGAGCAGCCTTTCGCAACCGGGGCCGAAGCTCTCGCGCTGCTGGAACAAGAAGCCACCGGCAATATCGAACGCATCGCGATCGAGCGGCAGGTGGGCGAGGCGCTGAACCGGCTCGACGATTACGAACAGGCGATCGCCACCTTCGCGCATGAACGGGCCGAAGCACTCCGCGAGGATCACGACCGGGTGAAGGCGGCCATGCGAGGGGAGGGCGCCACCACCGAAGTCGAGTCCGCGCTGCCTGCCGACGTCATCGGCCTCTATGTCCTCGTGCCGGAGATCGCCTGA